One window of the Deltaproteobacteria bacterium genome contains the following:
- a CDS encoding HPF/RaiA family ribosome-associated protein encodes MQASCKTPDDDHQAVSREPTVPDIEIHWDHLEEVSEAQKAEAEARLRALATQHDDLLSLRVSGRYSAHHRRGDREVRIVGKAKGRDLFVSRSRPELSRALHDAVDAFEHEARNLRSRRVARPPQRRDSPPHLGLVDRVLVGEGYGFIVTDDGRSVYFHRNAVSGGLAFERLEEGQRIRLNLEPGEEGLQATVVLPAPPDTPSP; translated from the coding sequence ATCCAGGCTAGTTGCAAAACCCCCGATGACGACCATCAAGCTGTGTCGCGGGAGCCCACGGTGCCGGACATCGAGATCCACTGGGATCATCTGGAAGAGGTTTCGGAAGCACAGAAGGCTGAAGCTGAGGCGCGGCTCCGCGCTCTCGCGACACAGCACGACGACCTGCTCTCGCTGCGCGTGAGCGGCCGCTACTCCGCGCATCACCGGCGCGGAGACCGCGAGGTGCGGATCGTGGGCAAGGCGAAGGGGAGGGATCTCTTCGTCTCGCGTTCGCGTCCGGAGCTCAGCCGCGCGCTGCACGACGCGGTCGACGCCTTCGAGCACGAGGCGCGAAACCTGCGCTCGCGACGTGTCGCACGTCCGCCGCAGCGGCGTGACTCTCCGCCTCACCTGGGTCTGGTCGACCGGGTGCTGGTCGGCGAGGGCTACGGCTTCATCGTCACCGACGACGGACGGTCGGTCTACTTCCATCGCAACGCGGTCTCCGGCGGGCTCGCGTTCGAGCGGCTCGAGGAAGGGCAGCGGATCCGCCTGAATCTCGAGCCCGGCGAAGAGGGACTGCAGGCGACGGTCGTGCTGCCGGCGCCGCCCGACACGCCGTCTCCCTGA
- a CDS encoding CBS domain-containing protein yields MIPKAQDVMQTGIVSVGPSTPLLDVHRLFTEEEISGAPVVDDDGTLLGVITSTDLIRAVEEEHDSGRVAQDYFRDLLPYSSPDWASGPEDFQDRLREIRAEDVMTVEVLTVAPETPIPLVARALREHRIHRVFVSHDTQLVGVISAFDLLELVENWKD; encoded by the coding sequence ATGATCCCGAAGGCGCAAGACGTGATGCAGACCGGCATCGTGAGCGTGGGGCCTTCCACGCCGCTGCTCGACGTCCACCGGCTGTTCACGGAAGAGGAGATCAGCGGCGCTCCGGTCGTCGACGACGACGGGACGCTGCTCGGCGTGATCACCTCGACCGACCTGATTCGCGCGGTCGAAGAGGAGCACGACTCGGGCCGCGTCGCGCAGGACTACTTTCGCGATCTGCTGCCCTACTCCTCTCCAGACTGGGCCTCCGGCCCCGAGGACTTCCAGGATCGGCTCCGCGAGATCCGCGCCGAGGACGTGATGACGGTCGAGGTCCTGACCGTCGCGCCGGAGACGCCGATCCCGCTGGTCGCGCGCGCGCTGCGCGAGCACCGCATCCACCGCGTCTTCGTCTCGCACGACACGCAGCTCGTGGGCGTGATCTCCGCCTTCGATCTGCTCGAGCTCGTCGAAAACTGGAAGGACTGA
- a CDS encoding RtcB family protein gives MSAPAELTRVGPAEFQLAKGYREGMRVPVRIFATEKLVRAMDDQVFVQAANVATLPGIVGSSLCMPDAHWGYGFPIGGVAAIDAEHGVISPGGIGFDINCGMRLVRSDLVWAEVEPEIVRLVNALAARVPAGVGSSGFVSLTRAEFGDVLREGAGWALRKGFGSEEDLACTEARGCFSGADPEAVSAKAIARGLDQLGTLGSGNHYLEIQLLRSEGVFDRDLASAFGLSEPGQVVLMFHCGSRGFGHQVATDYLDRFLRAMPAKYGLEVIDPELACAPFGSEDGRAYYAAMCCAANMAFANRQVILHRIREVLAEVFGRAPDALGLRTVYDVAHNTAKLETHDVGGRPRRLLVHRKGATRAFPPGHPELPASYRRTGQPVIIGGSMETGSYLLAGVASGSASFYSTAHGSGRTMSRTRARKLVRGGTLQRAMRERGIVVRAASIEGLAEEAGLAYKSVDEVAEATELAGLSRRVARLVPVGNVKG, from the coding sequence ATGAGCGCGCCGGCCGAGCTCACCCGCGTCGGGCCGGCGGAGTTCCAGCTTGCCAAGGGCTACCGCGAGGGAATGCGCGTGCCGGTGCGGATCTTCGCGACCGAGAAGCTGGTCCGCGCGATGGACGACCAGGTCTTCGTGCAGGCCGCGAACGTCGCGACCCTGCCGGGCATCGTCGGCTCGAGCCTGTGCATGCCCGACGCGCACTGGGGCTACGGCTTTCCGATCGGCGGCGTCGCGGCGATCGATGCCGAGCACGGAGTGATCTCGCCGGGCGGGATCGGCTTCGACATCAACTGCGGAATGCGGCTGGTGCGCTCGGACCTGGTCTGGGCCGAGGTCGAGCCCGAGATCGTGCGGCTGGTGAACGCGCTCGCCGCGCGCGTTCCCGCGGGGGTGGGCTCGAGCGGCTTCGTCTCGCTCACGCGCGCCGAGTTCGGCGACGTGCTCCGCGAGGGCGCGGGCTGGGCTCTGCGGAAGGGCTTCGGCAGCGAAGAGGACCTCGCCTGCACCGAGGCGCGCGGCTGCTTTTCCGGCGCCGATCCGGAGGCGGTCTCGGCGAAGGCGATCGCGCGCGGTCTCGATCAGCTCGGAACCCTGGGCTCGGGAAACCACTACCTGGAGATCCAGCTGCTGCGCAGCGAGGGCGTGTTCGACCGCGATCTCGCGAGCGCCTTCGGGCTTTCCGAGCCCGGGCAGGTGGTGCTGATGTTCCACTGCGGAAGCCGCGGCTTCGGCCACCAGGTGGCGACGGACTACCTCGACCGCTTCCTGCGCGCGATGCCAGCGAAGTACGGCCTCGAGGTGATCGACCCGGAGCTGGCCTGCGCGCCGTTCGGCTCCGAGGACGGCCGCGCCTACTACGCAGCCATGTGTTGCGCGGCGAACATGGCGTTCGCGAACCGGCAGGTGATCCTCCACCGCATCCGCGAGGTCCTCGCCGAGGTCTTCGGGCGCGCGCCCGATGCGCTCGGGCTGCGCACCGTCTACGACGTCGCGCACAACACCGCGAAGCTCGAGACGCACGACGTCGGCGGCCGGCCACGCCGGCTGCTCGTGCACCGCAAGGGCGCCACCCGCGCCTTTCCTCCCGGGCACCCGGAGCTGCCGGCTTCCTATCGCCGCACCGGTCAGCCCGTGATCATCGGCGGCAGCATGGAGACCGGCTCGTACCTGCTCGCCGGCGTCGCGTCGGGGAGCGCGAGCTTCTACAGCACCGCGCACGGCAGCGGCCGCACGATGAGCCGCACCCGCGCGCGCAAGCTCGTGCGCGGCGGCACGCTGCAGCGCGCGATGCGCGAGCGCGGCATCGTCGTGCGCGCGGCATCGATCGAAGGACTCGCCGAGGAGGCGGGGCTCGCCTACAAGAGCGTCGACGAGGTGGCCGAGGCGACCGAGCTCGCCGGGCTCTCGCGGCGTGTGGCGCGGCTCGTGCCGGTCGGGAACGTGAAGGGATGA
- a CDS encoding archease has product MTGDETFRFVDDVTSDLTFEARGATLAGVFEAASEALLAAAVERPEAVREVVERRVELVDTRLDWLLRRFLSELVYLLDAEHLVLRARSVEVRGEAPELRLDAVLVGETFDRERHVAANDVKAVTAYGLSVARDERGEWRARVTLDV; this is encoded by the coding sequence ATGACCGGCGACGAGACGTTCCGCTTCGTCGACGACGTGACCAGCGATCTCACCTTCGAGGCGCGCGGCGCGACGCTCGCTGGCGTGTTCGAGGCGGCGTCGGAGGCGCTTCTCGCCGCGGCGGTGGAGCGGCCGGAGGCCGTTCGCGAAGTCGTCGAGCGGCGCGTCGAGCTAGTCGACACGCGTCTGGACTGGCTGCTGCGCCGCTTCCTCTCGGAGCTGGTCTACCTGCTGGACGCGGAGCACCTGGTCTTGCGCGCGCGAAGCGTCGAGGTGCGCGGCGAGGCGCCCGAGCTCCGGCTCGACGCGGTCCTGGTCGGAGAGACGTTCGACCGCGAACGGCACGTCGCGGCCAACGACGTCAAGGCGGTGACCGCGTACGGCCTCTCGGTCGCTCGCGACGAGCGCGGCGAGTGGCGCGCGCGCGTCACGCTGGACGTTTGA
- a CDS encoding ATPase — MKSKQPKKELAGKRGGRPQPARREAQGDTYRKKVKKVATKLPDVTVCPDCKAIFRGGRWRWAAVAKPTGTRREVCPADQRIRDKYPAGELTLRGEFARSHREELLGVVRNLEAKEKAVRPLNRLMEIRDAGDAIVVTTTDVHLAHAIGVALFKSYRGTLHAPWAQEGDLLRVSWER, encoded by the coding sequence TTGAAGAGCAAGCAGCCGAAGAAAGAGCTGGCCGGAAAACGCGGCGGACGCCCGCAGCCCGCGCGCCGTGAAGCGCAGGGCGACACCTATCGCAAGAAGGTGAAGAAGGTCGCGACCAAACTTCCCGACGTGACCGTGTGTCCGGACTGCAAGGCGATCTTCCGAGGCGGGCGCTGGCGCTGGGCCGCCGTGGCCAAACCCACCGGCACGCGCCGCGAGGTCTGCCCCGCGGATCAGCGCATCCGCGACAAGTACCCCGCGGGCGAGCTCACGCTGCGCGGCGAGTTCGCGCGGTCGCACCGCGAGGAGCTGCTCGGCGTCGTGCGCAACCTGGAGGCGAAGGAGAAGGCCGTGCGTCCGCTGAACCGGCTGATGGAGATTCGCGACGCGGGCGACGCGATCGTCGTGACGACCACCGACGTGCACCTCGCGCACGCGATCGGCGTCGCGTTGTTCAAGTCCTACCGCGGCACGCTGCACGCGCCCTGGGCCCAGGAGGGAGACCTGCTGCGCGTGAGCTGGGAGCGCTAG
- the groL gene encoding chaperonin GroEL, whose product MAHTKLLFRDQAREKILAGVTALADAVRVTLGPKSKSILIEKKFGTPIVCDDGVTIARRIALPDPEQNLGAQMLREAAVRTGEAVGDGTTTSTILAHAIFAEGVRNVVAGASAIDLKRGLDQAVKTAVESLRSISKPVTSRREKAQVATISAHGDTSIGELVAEAVEKVGSEGIVSVEEAKGTETALEVVEGMQFDRGFLSPYFITDAEKMEAVLEDPYVILHEKRIASMKDLLPLLEQIVKAGRSFLIVAEEVEGEALATLVVNKLRGTLQTCAVKAPGFGDRRRAMLQDMAILTGGTLVAEELGMKLENLELTELGHAKRIVIDKDDTTIIGGGGDPKAIAGRCEELRRQIEATTSDYDREKLEERLAKLAGGVALIRVGAPSEAEMKSRKEAFDDAISATKAAVAEGVVPGAGLALLRAIDAVAGLEAKCSGDEATGARILRRALEAPTRQIAVNSGLDAGVVVDRMRAGSGALGFNAARGDYVDLIEAGIIDPTKVVRSALENAVSVAGVLLLAEGTLTEIEEKPAERGPGMPDMT is encoded by the coding sequence ATGGCTCACACCAAACTGCTCTTCCGGGACCAGGCCAGAGAGAAAATACTCGCCGGGGTCACGGCCCTGGCCGACGCGGTCCGCGTCACGCTGGGCCCGAAATCGAAGTCGATCCTGATCGAGAAGAAATTCGGCACGCCGATCGTCTGCGACGACGGAGTCACGATCGCCCGGCGCATCGCCCTGCCCGACCCGGAGCAGAACCTCGGCGCCCAGATGCTGCGCGAGGCCGCGGTCCGGACCGGCGAGGCCGTCGGAGACGGCACCACGACATCGACGATCCTCGCGCACGCGATCTTCGCCGAGGGCGTCCGCAACGTGGTGGCGGGGGCGAGCGCGATCGATCTGAAGCGAGGGCTGGACCAGGCGGTGAAGACCGCCGTCGAGTCGCTGCGATCGATCTCCAAGCCGGTCACGAGCCGGCGCGAGAAGGCGCAGGTCGCGACCATCTCGGCGCACGGCGACACCTCGATCGGCGAGCTCGTCGCCGAAGCGGTCGAGAAGGTCGGCTCCGAGGGCATCGTCTCGGTCGAGGAGGCCAAGGGCACCGAGACCGCGCTCGAGGTGGTCGAGGGCATGCAGTTCGACCGGGGATTCCTCTCGCCGTACTTCATCACCGACGCCGAGAAGATGGAGGCGGTGCTCGAGGATCCGTACGTGATCCTGCACGAGAAGCGGATCGCGTCGATGAAGGATCTGCTGCCGCTCCTCGAGCAGATCGTGAAGGCGGGCCGCTCGTTCCTGATCGTCGCGGAGGAGGTCGAGGGCGAAGCGCTCGCGACGCTCGTCGTGAACAAGCTTCGCGGCACGCTGCAGACCTGCGCGGTCAAGGCGCCCGGCTTCGGCGACCGGCGCAGAGCGATGCTCCAGGACATGGCGATCCTGACCGGGGGCACGCTCGTCGCCGAGGAGCTCGGCATGAAGCTCGAGAACCTCGAGCTCACCGAGCTCGGCCACGCCAAGCGAATCGTGATCGACAAGGACGACACCACGATCATCGGCGGGGGCGGCGACCCGAAGGCGATCGCCGGCCGCTGCGAAGAGCTGCGCCGGCAGATCGAGGCCACCACCTCGGACTACGACCGCGAGAAGCTCGAGGAGCGGCTCGCCAAGCTCGCCGGCGGCGTGGCGCTGATCCGCGTCGGCGCGCCCTCCGAAGCCGAGATGAAGAGCCGCAAGGAGGCTTTCGACGATGCCATCAGCGCGACGAAGGCCGCCGTAGCGGAGGGGGTGGTGCCCGGGGCCGGACTCGCGCTGCTTCGCGCGATCGACGCGGTCGCCGGGCTCGAGGCGAAGTGCAGCGGAGACGAGGCCACCGGAGCGCGCATCCTGCGCAGGGCGCTGGAGGCTCCGACGCGCCAGATCGCGGTCAACTCCGGCCTCGATGCGGGCGTGGTCGTGGACCGGATGCGCGCGGGAAGCGGCGCGCTGGGATTCAACGCCGCGCGCGGCGATTACGTGGATCTGATCGAGGCGGGTATCATCGACCCGACGAAAGTGGTGCGCTCGGCGCTCGAGAACGCGGTCTCCGTGGCCGGTGTGCTCCTGCTCGCCGAAGGCACCTTGACCGAGATCGAGGAGAAGCCGGCCGAGCGCGGACCGGGCATGCCCGACATGACCTAG
- a CDS encoding CBS domain-containing protein, protein MPSVAELMTPGPTTIEPDAAALAALDLMIDSGIRHLPVVDRRGSLIGVLSVDDLRAAFPFSVSLRRPPSVDEREGARDLSVAEVMTHGPLTTTPKTSVAEAAGTLARFRIGCLPVVDAGRLVGILSETDVLRSLAGGTEAGSARRPDSRVQELETLVTELRAERTRILRQLGRVQQIELEATREMREVPMDEAERAAHSVERLIDEPLAALSARRLEALDHALFRAKQGRLGHCESCGKEIPVARLRALPGTAVCVRCARSAA, encoded by the coding sequence CGACGACGATCGAGCCGGACGCCGCCGCGCTCGCGGCGTTGGATCTCATGATCGATTCCGGAATCCGCCATCTGCCCGTCGTAGACCGGCGCGGGAGCCTGATCGGCGTCCTCTCGGTGGACGACCTGCGCGCCGCGTTTCCGTTCTCGGTCAGCCTGCGCCGGCCTCCGAGCGTCGACGAGCGCGAAGGCGCGCGGGACCTGAGCGTCGCCGAGGTGATGACCCACGGCCCGCTCACCACGACGCCGAAGACGAGCGTCGCCGAGGCTGCGGGCACGCTCGCGCGCTTCCGCATCGGCTGCCTGCCCGTCGTCGACGCGGGACGCTTGGTGGGAATCCTCTCCGAGACGGACGTGCTGCGCTCGCTCGCGGGCGGCACCGAAGCGGGCTCCGCGCGGCGACCGGATTCGCGCGTGCAGGAGCTCGAGACCCTGGTCACCGAGCTGCGCGCGGAGCGGACGCGGATCCTCCGGCAGCTCGGGCGCGTGCAGCAGATCGAGCTCGAGGCCACGCGCGAGATGCGCGAGGTGCCGATGGACGAAGCCGAGCGCGCGGCGCACTCGGTCGAACGCCTGATCGACGAGCCGCTCGCCGCGCTCTCCGCGCGAAGGCTCGAAGCGCTCGACCACGCGCTCTTCCGTGCGAAGCAGGGTCGGCTCGGCCACTGCGAGTCGTGCGGCAAGGAGATTCCGGTCGCTCGACTTCGCGCGCTGCCGGGCACCGCGGTCTGCGTTCGCTGCGCGCGCAGCGCTGCGTAG